GCGGGTATATCGATAGTTTGAATAAAGCGCTGGGTCTGAAGGATCCCTATAAGCTTGATGTGAACAGGAAGCCTACTTCACGTGAAATATTTGACAGATGGGCTAAATCTTTAGGCATAACAGAGGGCATAGAGTATTTTGAGCGTCAAGGGGTGTTTGTTAAACCCATCCCCATAAAAGATCTTTACGCAGCCGCTTGGAACCCGCCGTATGGTGGTATTAGACATAGGCTCTACGGTGAATCTCTTAAGAGGTACCAAGATGTTATGAGGGAGAAGGGTAGCCCACCAATATATTGGAGAGATTATACACCATTCCCCACCTGGAGAAGCCCAACTATGGAGAACTCCCCAGAGGAGTATGACCTCTACCTCGTAAGCTACAAGAAGATCACATACAAGCAGTCAAGGTCCACAATGATACCACTGCTTAAGGAGCGAGAACCCGAGCAGTACCTGCTTATGAACCCAGCGACAGCACGTAGTAAAGGTATTGTTGAGGGCGAGGAAGTCTGGGTTGAATCCCACAACGCTGTGACCGGCGAAACTAGGCGGGTGAAGGTTAAAGTCGCCTTTACAGAGGGGATAAGGCCTGACACAGTCGCCCTCTCGCACCACTACGGCGGCTGGTCACATCCTTGGGTAAAAGGTTCTGGACCTACACCGAACACACTCTTCTTCACAGGAGAAGGGTACGTTGGCTTAACAGCAGACCAGTCCTTCCACGTGAAGGTGAGAGTGTATAAGGGGTGAGGATTATGGTGAGGTACGCATATGTTGTCGATCTAACCCGCTGTATGGGTTGTGAGGCCTGTGTGATAGCGTGTAAGGTTGAGAATAATACTCCACAGGGGATAGATTGGATGTTCGTGTTTAGATTTGAGGAAGGAGAGTACCCGAATGTGAGGATTAGTTTTATGCCAAGACCTTGCATGCACTGTGATAACCCGCCTTGCGCGAAAGTATGTCCAGTCGGCGCTAGATTTAAACGAGAGGACGGTTTTGTGCTCACCGACTACGAAAGATGTATCGGATGCAGGTATTGCCAGGTAGCCTGCCCCTACGGTGTAAACTACTTTAACTGGAAGCTGCCCAGCAAGAACTATTATCTGCCCTGGGAAGGTCCTGCACCACCTTACAAGAACCCAGATCTAGAGAAGAAGTACGGAAAGGATAAGAGGCTAGTTGCAGGCGGAGGCCACCGTATAGGGGTGATAGAGAAGTGTACGTGGTGTGTCCACCGCGTCGAAAAAGTTGAAGCCAGCCTGTGTAGCGAACTGCCCAGTCCAAGCCCTTCTATTTGGCGATCTAGATGACCCAAATAGTGACGTCTCTAAAGCCCTATCTCAAAAACCCCACTTTAGGCTACTTGAGGATCGAGGAACATCGCCACGCGTCTTCTACCTAGGACCACTGCCCTACAGCGAAGAGAGCCACCGTAGTAAGAGGTGAACAGATTGGATAAGACGGATGAAAAGATTCTACGGCCACTCCTCTACACTAGCGTCAGATTCTACATATTCTTCGGCATCCTGCTAGCCCTTATACTCTTCGCGCTCTACGCTTGGTACATACAGCTAACGCAAGGACTCGCAGTAACTGGGCTAAATGACATAGGAAGAGGGCCTCCTTGGGGCCTCTACATAACTAACTTTATCTTCTTCGTGGGCTTAGCTCACGGTGGAATAGCGATCTCAGCAGCGGTCCGCTTAGCTGGGTTGAAGAGGTACAAGCCTATAGCTAGAGTAGCTGAACTGCTCACGCCTATCTGCCTAATAATAGCGATGTTTAGCATCGTGTTAGACGAGGGGAGACCAGACAGGCTCATCAACATCTTCCTCTACTACGCTGAGCGCATCGGTCAGAGCCCACTAGTCTGGGACATTACAGTAGTAATCATCTACTTTAGTTTCAGCACAACCTACCTGCTTCTCACACTACGCAGCGACCTCACCCTAATCAAGGAGAGACCGCTTAGGTGGAGATGGCTGTATAGGCTTCTACTTCTAGGGTATAGGCGTGGAGAGGAGGAGAAGATAGAGAAAGTTGCTTGGTGGATGGCAGCCTGCATCCCTGGGCTCCTCGTACTCCTAAGCGGAGGAGTCATAGCTTGGCTTCTAGGATTAATGGTGTCTCGACCAGGTTGGTACGGCGCCTTCATGGGACCATACTTTGTCACCGCAGCCATAATATCTGCTGTAGCAGCTGTGATTGTGGTATCAGCTATTATACGGCGTATATTCGGTTGGCAAGACTATATACGGGACGAAATATTCAAAGGGTTAGGGAACTTCCTCTCCGCTGGGATGTTTGTGTACCTATACTTCATGTTGGCTGAACAGCTGACTATGCGATACCCTGGCCCCTCCCTCATGCCTGAATTCCTAGTGTCTCAAGAGATCATGCAAGGCAGGTATGCTCCCCTCTTCTGGGTAACAACCATTGTGTTCTTCTTCACACCAGCCCTAACCCTCTTCCTACAAGCAGCATTCAAACGCTTTAACATCATACTTACGGTTTCTTCAGCTACCCTCATACTACTAGGCTTATGGGTCAAGCGCTACCTAATCGTCGTACCACCTCTACTCTACTCACTTCTACCATACCCAATCGGCAGCTACACACCAACGTGGGTCGAGTGGGCTTTGATCGCAGGCACTTTCGCACTCGCCACTATACTTTACACACTATCTGTTAAGATAATACCTATAATGGAGGTGAAAGGTGATTAGATGTTAAGCGAGCCGGTAACGGTTATGGAGTGGTATCAAGCAACAAGCCAGATCGGTTATAACCTTATGATCATCATCGCGGCTTTGGTGATAGCTATGATACTTGCAACCCTCTTTACAAAGCCGAGGAGTTCTCCCATACTAGCCTTGATAATAGCCTTCCTCGTCATAACGATAGCAGCTTTGATCCTTTCATCCTACATCTTACAAGTAATCTTCTCACAGATAATCCCCTAAACAGTATCACTCAAAACTTACAGTAAGCTCGACAAGAAAGCCTACGGTTTTAACCTATTGGCTAAAGATACCCATCTACGGAGTTAAAGGCGGGATAAACGCTCCAATTAAAACACATGAGCCAATAACCGAAGATATGGTTTACAGAGAGGCTAAAATTGTAAGGCGAAAAGGCGAGTGGTTCGTCTACATAACTGTTGAAAAAGAAGTTGAAGAACGAAATCCTAAGTCGGTTTTAGCTGTTGATTTAGGGATAAGGTGGATCGCCACAACCGTCAACTCCAACAACCCAAAACCAAAATTCTATGGTAAAGAGCTTAGACGCATCAAAGGACACTACTTCTACCTCAGAGGGACCCTAGCCTTGAAGAAAGCCTACAGAGCCATAAAGAAGATTGGGCATAAAGAGAGACGAGTAGTCAACGACGTCTTGCACAAGACAAGCAGGACTATAGTCAACGAGGCCTTACAAAACGGTTCAATGATTGTTCTCGGAAATCTCAGAGGCATAAGAAAGAACGGCAAAGGAAGAAGATTCAACAGAAGACTAAACAACGGATTCCCATACCACAGATTAACCCAATTCATAGAGTACAAAGCCAGATGGCTTGGGATAAAACTCATCAAGGTGAGCGAGAAAAACACGTCTAAAACATGCCATAGATGCGGGCATACAGGGCTTCGAATCGGAAGCCTCTTCAAATGCCCAAAATGCGGCTACTCATCCAACGCAGACTACAACGGAGCCATGAACATACTCAAGCGGGCTACGGGCTATATGCCCATAGCAGGGGCACCCTTGACAGTGCCCAGAACTCGGTAGGATGAAGCCACAAGGCTAACAAACCGAGAATCTCCCGACCCCAGTCGTGGAGAGTGTCAATCTATAACTACCATTGTTAGTGTGGATCTGACCTCGTCAAGTCCACGTATGTTCCCTGCTATAACTTCTTTCAGCTGCTCCATAGTCTCAGCCTCAACTTCAGCGATAACATCATAGACACCGTACACAAAGTACGCTTGCTTAACGTGAGGCATCTTCTTCAACTTACTAACCAGAGCTGACTCCGTGCCGAGGTTCGCGTTTATGAGGACGAACGCTCTTGGCATACAGATTCACACTACCTTCAACTAATCACCTAACTCTTAAATAAACCTAACTGTATCGTCCACTAACTATACGAAAGCGTTAATTCACCTTAAGCCGCTATACAACAAAACATTAATATCTCTATGGAACGCTCAAGGTTTAGCGTTGGAATCTCTTCTCGTGGCGCTAGCGTTGACCGCTCTCTCAGAATTAGGTGACAAAACTCAGTTTGCTTCATTAGCTCTTACCACGCATTTCAAGCGACCAACGGTGGTGTTGATTGGTTGCTTTTTGGGGTTACTGATCGTAGACGGGTTTTCAGCGTATCTTGGCGAGGTGCTTTACTATCTGCTGGATCGAAGATTTATTAGATTTGTTTCTGCGGCGCTCTTCCT
Above is a window of Nitrososphaerota archaeon DNA encoding:
- the nrfD gene encoding polysulfide reductase NrfD, which gives rise to MDKTDEKILRPLLYTSVRFYIFFGILLALILFALYAWYIQLTQGLAVTGLNDIGRGPPWGLYITNFIFFVGLAHGGIAISAAVRLAGLKRYKPIARVAELLTPICLIIAMFSIVLDEGRPDRLINIFLYYAERIGQSPLVWDITVVIIYFSFSTTYLLLTLRSDLTLIKERPLRWRWLYRLLLLGYRRGEEEKIEKVAWWMAACIPGLLVLLSGGVIAWLLGLMVSRPGWYGAFMGPYFVTAAIISAVAAVIVVSAIIRRIFGWQDYIRDEIFKGLGNFLSAGMFVYLYFMLAEQLTMRYPGPSLMPEFLVSQEIMQGRYAPLFWVTTIVFFFTPALTLFLQAAFKRFNIILTVSSATLILLGLWVKRYLIVVPPLLYSLLPYPIGSYTPTWVEWALIAGTFALATILYTLSVKIIPIMEVKGD
- the tnpB gene encoding IS200/IS605 family element transposase accessory protein TnpB, which produces MVYREAKIVRRKGEWFVYITVEKEVEERNPKSVLAVDLGIRWIATTVNSNNPKPKFYGKELRRIKGHYFYLRGTLALKKAYRAIKKIGHKERRVVNDVLHKTSRTIVNEALQNGSMIVLGNLRGIRKNGKGRRFNRRLNNGFPYHRLTQFIEYKARWLGIKLIKVSEKNTSKTCHRCGHTGLRIGSLFKCPKCGYSSNADYNGAMNILKRATGYMPIAGAPLTVPRTR
- a CDS encoding Lrp/AsnC family transcriptional regulator encodes the protein MPRAFVLINANLGTESALVSKLKKMPHVKQAYFVYGVYDVIAEVEAETMEQLKEVIAGNIRGLDEVRSTLTMVVID